In the Theobroma cacao cultivar B97-61/B2 chromosome 1, Criollo_cocoa_genome_V2, whole genome shotgun sequence genome, one interval contains:
- the LOC18613283 gene encoding protein TIFY 4B isoform X2, which produces MLQGSRLLNRKLDAMSPGETVSRSPLDKPLNQLTEDDISQVTREDCRRYLKEKGMRRPSWNKSQAIQQVISLKTLLETTSDSDAVEACKKLHIPCPENPPRVVSDSTVLVNETTQHNGNSAPVNESVPCPRPDPSKSDFSGDNSGRNAISGNDSVSPRTAGAAKEQAGQMTIFYCGEVNVYDDMPGCKAQAILQLAASPLSLSQETAADQSRAPWSVPCQLQAAGVKISPCSPMVILPSPQTVKVAENCQFPWEESNISREDSLEGPSSRKALVQRYLERKKDRFKNKRKLATSSSPTLDIYINQVGDQFANEQLKPSEPYSSSQTRPPYTPLRCNSIENVPKIASLATHPDAKASNSWKGSLVVASLIWTIFLRLYHMKSQTSYASLVIKFPVSFNIFQLPVLMTSKNASYLYSQQVSLDVYEI; this is translated from the exons ATGCTCCAAGGCAGCAGATTACTTAACCGGAAATTGGACGCCATGTCACCGGGAGAAACGGTCTCCCGGTCACCTCTAGACAAGCCTCTCAACCAACTCACTGAAGATGACATTTCTCAGGTCACTCGCGAAGATTGCCGCCGTTACCTCAAAGAAAAAg GGATGCGGAGACCGTCGTGGAACAAATCGCAGGCTATTCAGCAGGTGATCTCGCTGAAAACGCTCCTTGAAACAACGTCGGATTCGGACGCCGTCGAAGCTTGCAAGAAACTCCACATTCCCTGCCCTGAAAATCCGCCTCGT GTCGTTTCTGATTCAACGGTTCTAGTGAATGAAACGACACAGCATAACGGAAATTCGGCCCCAGTCAACGAATCTGTTCCTTGTCCCCGTCCAGATCCCTCTAAATCCGACTTTTCAGGCGATAATTCGGGCCGTAACGCCATCTCTGGAAATGACTCTGTTTCTCCAAG AACTGCAGGAGCTGCTAAAGAGCAAGCAGGACAGATGACAATTTTTTACTGTGGGGAAGTGAATGTCTATGATGATATGCCTGGTTGTAAG GCGCAAGCAATCTTGCAGCTTGCTGCAAGTCCACTTTCACTATCTCAGGAAACTGCAGCTGATCAAAGCAGAGCACCATGGTCTGTTCCATGCCAGTTACAGGCTGCAGGTGTCAAGATAAGCCCATGTTCACCAATGGTTATATTGCCATCACCGCAAACAG TAAAGGTGGCAGAAAACTGTCAGTTTCCTTGGGAAGAGAGCAATATATCTCGTGAAGACAGCCTTG AAGGTCCCAGTAGCAGAAAAGCATTGGTACAAAGATATCTTGAGAGGAAGAAAGACAG GTTTAAGAACAAGAGAAAGTTGGCAACGTCTTCATCTCCTACCTTAGACATCTACATAAATCAAGTGGGAGATCAGTTTGCAAATGAGCAGTTGAAGCCAAGTGAACCATATTCTTCTTCCCAAACACGACCGCCTTACACACCCCTTCGGTGCAACTCCATTGAGAATGTCCCAAAGATTGCCAGTCTTGCTACTCATCCTGATGCCAAAG CTTCCAACAGCTGGAAAGGAAGCCTGGTTGTGGCTTCTCTTATCTGGACAATATTCCTGCGGCTTTATCATATGAAGTCTCAAACTAGTTACGCTAGTTTAGTCATAAAGTTCCCTGTCAGTTTCAACATATTTCAACTGCCTGTACTGATGACCAGCAAAAATGCATCATATTTATACAGTCAACAGGTGTCACTAG ATGTATATGAAATATGA
- the LOC18613283 gene encoding protein TIFY 4B isoform X1, protein MTFLRSLAKIAAVTSKKKVSLFLCIFLCFFCIFSYVKVRTRCISSFLFCCSLRVGMRRPSWNKSQAIQQVISLKTLLETTSDSDAVEACKKLHIPCPENPPRVVSDSTVLVNETTQHNGNSAPVNESVPCPRPDPSKSDFSGDNSGRNAISGNDSVSPRTAGAAKEQAGQMTIFYCGEVNVYDDMPGCKAQAILQLAASPLSLSQETAADQSRAPWSVPCQLQAAGVKISPCSPMVILPSPQTVKVAENCQFPWEESNISREDSLEGPSSRKALVQRYLERKKDRFKNKRKLATSSSPTLDIYINQVGDQFANEQLKPSEPYSSSQTRPPYTPLRCNSIENVPKIASLATHPDAKASNSWKGSLVVASLIWTIFLRLYHMKSQTSYASLVIKFPVSFNIFQLPVLMTSKNASYLYSQQVSLDVYEI, encoded by the exons ATGACATTTCTCAGGTCACTCGCGAAGATTGCCGCCGTTACCTCAAAGAAAAAggtctctctctttctttgcatctttttgtgtttcttttgcATATTTTCTTATGTAAAAGTGCGTACGCGTTgcatttctagttttcttttttgttgttctttGCGTGTAGGGATGCGGAGACCGTCGTGGAACAAATCGCAGGCTATTCAGCAGGTGATCTCGCTGAAAACGCTCCTTGAAACAACGTCGGATTCGGACGCCGTCGAAGCTTGCAAGAAACTCCACATTCCCTGCCCTGAAAATCCGCCTCGT GTCGTTTCTGATTCAACGGTTCTAGTGAATGAAACGACACAGCATAACGGAAATTCGGCCCCAGTCAACGAATCTGTTCCTTGTCCCCGTCCAGATCCCTCTAAATCCGACTTTTCAGGCGATAATTCGGGCCGTAACGCCATCTCTGGAAATGACTCTGTTTCTCCAAG AACTGCAGGAGCTGCTAAAGAGCAAGCAGGACAGATGACAATTTTTTACTGTGGGGAAGTGAATGTCTATGATGATATGCCTGGTTGTAAG GCGCAAGCAATCTTGCAGCTTGCTGCAAGTCCACTTTCACTATCTCAGGAAACTGCAGCTGATCAAAGCAGAGCACCATGGTCTGTTCCATGCCAGTTACAGGCTGCAGGTGTCAAGATAAGCCCATGTTCACCAATGGTTATATTGCCATCACCGCAAACAG TAAAGGTGGCAGAAAACTGTCAGTTTCCTTGGGAAGAGAGCAATATATCTCGTGAAGACAGCCTTG AAGGTCCCAGTAGCAGAAAAGCATTGGTACAAAGATATCTTGAGAGGAAGAAAGACAG GTTTAAGAACAAGAGAAAGTTGGCAACGTCTTCATCTCCTACCTTAGACATCTACATAAATCAAGTGGGAGATCAGTTTGCAAATGAGCAGTTGAAGCCAAGTGAACCATATTCTTCTTCCCAAACACGACCGCCTTACACACCCCTTCGGTGCAACTCCATTGAGAATGTCCCAAAGATTGCCAGTCTTGCTACTCATCCTGATGCCAAAG CTTCCAACAGCTGGAAAGGAAGCCTGGTTGTGGCTTCTCTTATCTGGACAATATTCCTGCGGCTTTATCATATGAAGTCTCAAACTAGTTACGCTAGTTTAGTCATAAAGTTCCCTGTCAGTTTCAACATATTTCAACTGCCTGTACTGATGACCAGCAAAAATGCATCATATTTATACAGTCAACAGGTGTCACTAG ATGTATATGAAATATGA
- the LOC18613283 gene encoding protein TIFY 4B isoform X5, giving the protein MTFLRSLAKIAAVTSKKKVSLFLCIFLCFFCIFSYVKVRTRCISSFLFCCSLRVGMRRPSWNKSQAIQQVISLKTLLETTSDSDAVEACKKLHIPCPENPPRVVSDSTVLVNETTQHNGNSAPVNESVPCPRPDPSKSDFSGDNSGRNAISGNDSVSPRTAGAAKEQAGQMTIFYCGEVNVYDDMPGCKAQAILQLAASPLSLSQETAADQSRAPWSVPCQLQAAGVKISPCSPMVILPSPQTVKVAENCQFPWEESNISREDSLGPSSRKALVQRYLERKKDRFKNKRKLATSSSPTLDIYINQVGDQFANEQLKPSEPYSSSQTRPPYTPLRCNSIENVPKIASLATHPDAKDVYEI; this is encoded by the exons ATGACATTTCTCAGGTCACTCGCGAAGATTGCCGCCGTTACCTCAAAGAAAAAggtctctctctttctttgcatctttttgtgtttcttttgcATATTTTCTTATGTAAAAGTGCGTACGCGTTgcatttctagttttcttttttgttgttctttGCGTGTAGGGATGCGGAGACCGTCGTGGAACAAATCGCAGGCTATTCAGCAGGTGATCTCGCTGAAAACGCTCCTTGAAACAACGTCGGATTCGGACGCCGTCGAAGCTTGCAAGAAACTCCACATTCCCTGCCCTGAAAATCCGCCTCGT GTCGTTTCTGATTCAACGGTTCTAGTGAATGAAACGACACAGCATAACGGAAATTCGGCCCCAGTCAACGAATCTGTTCCTTGTCCCCGTCCAGATCCCTCTAAATCCGACTTTTCAGGCGATAATTCGGGCCGTAACGCCATCTCTGGAAATGACTCTGTTTCTCCAAG AACTGCAGGAGCTGCTAAAGAGCAAGCAGGACAGATGACAATTTTTTACTGTGGGGAAGTGAATGTCTATGATGATATGCCTGGTTGTAAG GCGCAAGCAATCTTGCAGCTTGCTGCAAGTCCACTTTCACTATCTCAGGAAACTGCAGCTGATCAAAGCAGAGCACCATGGTCTGTTCCATGCCAGTTACAGGCTGCAGGTGTCAAGATAAGCCCATGTTCACCAATGGTTATATTGCCATCACCGCAAACAG TAAAGGTGGCAGAAAACTGTCAGTTTCCTTGGGAAGAGAGCAATATATCTCGTGAAGACAGCCTTG GTCCCAGTAGCAGAAAAGCATTGGTACAAAGATATCTTGAGAGGAAGAAAGACAG GTTTAAGAACAAGAGAAAGTTGGCAACGTCTTCATCTCCTACCTTAGACATCTACATAAATCAAGTGGGAGATCAGTTTGCAAATGAGCAGTTGAAGCCAAGTGAACCATATTCTTCTTCCCAAACACGACCGCCTTACACACCCCTTCGGTGCAACTCCATTGAGAATGTCCCAAAGATTGCCAGTCTTGCTACTCATCCTGATGCCAAAG ATGTATATGAAATATGA
- the LOC18613283 gene encoding protein TIFY 4B isoform X4: protein MTFLRSLAKIAAVTSKKKVSLFLCIFLCFFCIFSYVKVRTRCISSFLFCCSLRVGMRRPSWNKSQAIQQVISLKTLLETTSDSDAVEACKKLHIPCPENPPRVVSDSTVLVNETTQHNGNSAPVNESVPCPRPDPSKSDFSGDNSGRNAISGNDSVSPRTAGAAKEQAGQMTIFYCGEVNVYDDMPGCKAQAILQLAASPLSLSQETAADQSRAPWSVPCQLQAAGVKISPCSPMVILPSPQTVKVAENCQFPWEESNISREDSLEGPSSRKALVQRYLERKKDRFKNKRKLATSSSPTLDIYINQVGDQFANEQLKPSEPYSSSQTRPPYTPLRCNSIENVPKIASLATHPDAKDVYEI, encoded by the exons ATGACATTTCTCAGGTCACTCGCGAAGATTGCCGCCGTTACCTCAAAGAAAAAggtctctctctttctttgcatctttttgtgtttcttttgcATATTTTCTTATGTAAAAGTGCGTACGCGTTgcatttctagttttcttttttgttgttctttGCGTGTAGGGATGCGGAGACCGTCGTGGAACAAATCGCAGGCTATTCAGCAGGTGATCTCGCTGAAAACGCTCCTTGAAACAACGTCGGATTCGGACGCCGTCGAAGCTTGCAAGAAACTCCACATTCCCTGCCCTGAAAATCCGCCTCGT GTCGTTTCTGATTCAACGGTTCTAGTGAATGAAACGACACAGCATAACGGAAATTCGGCCCCAGTCAACGAATCTGTTCCTTGTCCCCGTCCAGATCCCTCTAAATCCGACTTTTCAGGCGATAATTCGGGCCGTAACGCCATCTCTGGAAATGACTCTGTTTCTCCAAG AACTGCAGGAGCTGCTAAAGAGCAAGCAGGACAGATGACAATTTTTTACTGTGGGGAAGTGAATGTCTATGATGATATGCCTGGTTGTAAG GCGCAAGCAATCTTGCAGCTTGCTGCAAGTCCACTTTCACTATCTCAGGAAACTGCAGCTGATCAAAGCAGAGCACCATGGTCTGTTCCATGCCAGTTACAGGCTGCAGGTGTCAAGATAAGCCCATGTTCACCAATGGTTATATTGCCATCACCGCAAACAG TAAAGGTGGCAGAAAACTGTCAGTTTCCTTGGGAAGAGAGCAATATATCTCGTGAAGACAGCCTTG AAGGTCCCAGTAGCAGAAAAGCATTGGTACAAAGATATCTTGAGAGGAAGAAAGACAG GTTTAAGAACAAGAGAAAGTTGGCAACGTCTTCATCTCCTACCTTAGACATCTACATAAATCAAGTGGGAGATCAGTTTGCAAATGAGCAGTTGAAGCCAAGTGAACCATATTCTTCTTCCCAAACACGACCGCCTTACACACCCCTTCGGTGCAACTCCATTGAGAATGTCCCAAAGATTGCCAGTCTTGCTACTCATCCTGATGCCAAAG ATGTATATGAAATATGA
- the LOC18613283 gene encoding protein TIFY 4B isoform X3, translating into MTFLRSLAKIAAVTSKKKVSLFLCIFLCFFCIFSYVKVRTRCISSFLFCCSLRVGMRRPSWNKSQAIQQVISLKTLLETTSDSDAVEACKKLHIPCPENPPRVVSDSTVLVNETTQHNGNSAPVNESVPCPRPDPSKSDFSGDNSGRNAISGNDSVSPRTAGAAKEQAGQMTIFYCGEVNVYDDMPGCKAQAILQLAASPLSLSQETAADQSRAPWSVPCQLQAAGVKISPCSPMVILPSPQTVKVAENCQFPWEESNISREDSLGPSSRKALVQRYLERKKDRFKNKRKLATSSSPTLDIYINQVGDQFANEQLKPSEPYSSSQTRPPYTPLRCNSIENVPKIASLATHPDAKASNSWKGSLVVASLIWTIFLRLYHMKSQTSYASLVIKFPVSFNIFQLPVLMTSKNASYLYSQQVSLDVYEI; encoded by the exons ATGACATTTCTCAGGTCACTCGCGAAGATTGCCGCCGTTACCTCAAAGAAAAAggtctctctctttctttgcatctttttgtgtttcttttgcATATTTTCTTATGTAAAAGTGCGTACGCGTTgcatttctagttttcttttttgttgttctttGCGTGTAGGGATGCGGAGACCGTCGTGGAACAAATCGCAGGCTATTCAGCAGGTGATCTCGCTGAAAACGCTCCTTGAAACAACGTCGGATTCGGACGCCGTCGAAGCTTGCAAGAAACTCCACATTCCCTGCCCTGAAAATCCGCCTCGT GTCGTTTCTGATTCAACGGTTCTAGTGAATGAAACGACACAGCATAACGGAAATTCGGCCCCAGTCAACGAATCTGTTCCTTGTCCCCGTCCAGATCCCTCTAAATCCGACTTTTCAGGCGATAATTCGGGCCGTAACGCCATCTCTGGAAATGACTCTGTTTCTCCAAG AACTGCAGGAGCTGCTAAAGAGCAAGCAGGACAGATGACAATTTTTTACTGTGGGGAAGTGAATGTCTATGATGATATGCCTGGTTGTAAG GCGCAAGCAATCTTGCAGCTTGCTGCAAGTCCACTTTCACTATCTCAGGAAACTGCAGCTGATCAAAGCAGAGCACCATGGTCTGTTCCATGCCAGTTACAGGCTGCAGGTGTCAAGATAAGCCCATGTTCACCAATGGTTATATTGCCATCACCGCAAACAG TAAAGGTGGCAGAAAACTGTCAGTTTCCTTGGGAAGAGAGCAATATATCTCGTGAAGACAGCCTTG GTCCCAGTAGCAGAAAAGCATTGGTACAAAGATATCTTGAGAGGAAGAAAGACAG GTTTAAGAACAAGAGAAAGTTGGCAACGTCTTCATCTCCTACCTTAGACATCTACATAAATCAAGTGGGAGATCAGTTTGCAAATGAGCAGTTGAAGCCAAGTGAACCATATTCTTCTTCCCAAACACGACCGCCTTACACACCCCTTCGGTGCAACTCCATTGAGAATGTCCCAAAGATTGCCAGTCTTGCTACTCATCCTGATGCCAAAG CTTCCAACAGCTGGAAAGGAAGCCTGGTTGTGGCTTCTCTTATCTGGACAATATTCCTGCGGCTTTATCATATGAAGTCTCAAACTAGTTACGCTAGTTTAGTCATAAAGTTCCCTGTCAGTTTCAACATATTTCAACTGCCTGTACTGATGACCAGCAAAAATGCATCATATTTATACAGTCAACAGGTGTCACTAG ATGTATATGAAATATGA
- the LOC18613281 gene encoding ETO1-like protein 1: protein MRTFFPSDSCKESQLNAINPQSWLQVERGKLSKFSSSHTTSSSIESFIKVPEPPVVPFFKPIDYVEVLAQIHEELESCSPQERSNLYLLQFQIFRGLGETKLMRRSLRSAWQKAGTVHERLVFGAWLKYEKQGEELIADLLATCNRCAQEFGPIDVVSQHPSKVNGSSQETAVMNGDQSLKNVNFRIGDEKIVCDRQKIASLSAPFHAMLNGYFTESLCEDIDLSENNISPLGMRTIGEFSMTGTLSEVPPDLLLEILVFANKFCCERLKDDCDRKLASLVCTKDDAVELMEYAIEENSPVLAASCLQVFLHELPDCLNDEQVAEIFSHADRQQRSIIVGQASFSLYCLLSEVAMNLDPRSDKTVCFLEQLIESAETDRQRLLAFHQLGCVRLLRKEYDEAERLFEAAVSLGHVYSIAGLARLSYIKGHKLWSYEKLSSVISSVNPLGWMYQERSLYCEGDKRWEDLEKATELDPTLTYPYMYRAASLMMKQNVQVALAEINRVLGFKLALECLELRFCLYLAIEDYKAAIRDVQAILTLSPDYRMFEGRVAASQLRTLVREHVDNWTTADCWMQLYDRWSSVDDIGSLSVIYQMLESGGAKGVLYFRQSLLLLRLNCPDAAMRSLELARQHASSEHERLVYEGWILYDTGHCEEGLRKAEESIKIKRSFEAFFLKAYALADSSLDLSCSSTVISLLENALKCPSDNLRKGQALNNLGSVYVDCGKLDSAADCYINALKIRHTRAHQGLARVHFLRNDKAAAYEEMTKLIEKAKNNASAYEKRSEYCDRDLTKADLEMVTRLDPLRVYPYRYRAAVLMDSYKEKEAIAELSKAIAFKADLHLLHLRAAFHEHVGDVLGALRDCRAALSVDPNHQEMLELHSRVNSHEP, encoded by the exons ATGAGGACTTTCTTTCCCTCTGATTCATGTAAAGAATCACAGCTCAATGCTATCAATCCTCAGTCTTGGCTTCAAGTTGAAAGAGGGAAGCTTtccaaattttcttcttctcacaCTACCTCTTCATCCat AGAATCATTTATCAAGGTTCCTGAGCCACCAGTAGTGCCATTCTTTAAGCCTATTGATTATGTCGAGGTTTTAGCTCAAATTCATGAAGAACTCGAGTCATGTTCTCCACAAGAGAGGTcgaatctttatttattacaaTTTCAGATCTTTAGGGGCCTTGGGGAAACCAAATTGATGCGGAGAAGCCTCCGCTCTGCTTGGCAGAAGGCTGGCACTGTCCATGAGAGGCTTGTATTTGGGGCATGGTTAAAGTATGAGAAGCAAGGGGAAGAACTTATTGCTGACTTACTTGCGACTTGCAATAGATGTGCCCAAGAGTTTGGGCCAATAGATGTTGTTTCTCAGCATCCAAGCAAGGTGAATGGGAGTTCCCAGGAGACTGCTGTGATGAATGGGGACCAGAGCCTGAAAAACGTGAACTTTAGAATTGGAGATGAGAAAATAGTTTGTGATAGGCAGAAAATTGCTTCCCTTTCAGCCCCATTTCATGCTATGCTTAATGGGTACTTCACTGAATCACTCTGTGAGGACATAGATCTATCTGAAAACAATATCTCTCCACTGGGTATGAGGACAATTGGTGAGTTCAGCATGACAGGCACTTTGAGTGAAGTCCCTCCTGATCTTTTGTTGGAAATATTAGTTTTTGCAAACAAGTTTTGTTGTGAAAGACTCAAAGATGATTGTGATAGGAAACTTGCATCTTTGGTTTGCACCAAAGATGATGCTGTGGAGCTCATGGAATATGCCATTGAAGAAAATTCCCCTGTCCTTGCTGCATCATGTTTGCAAGTTTTTCTGCATGAACTGCCTGATTGTTTGAATGATGAACAGGTGGCAGAAATATTTAGCCATGCTGATAGACAACAGAGATCAATCATTGTTGGGCAGGCCTCATTTTCACTGTATTGTTTATTAAGTGAAGTGGCTATGAACCTTGATCCTCGATCTGATAAAACTGTTTGTTTCTTGGAACAATTGATTGAATCTGCTGAAACTGACAGGCAGAGACTGTTAGCTTTTCATCAGTTGGGATGTGTAAGGCTTCTGAGGAAAGAGTATGATGAAGCTGAAAGGCTTTTTGAGGCCGCTGTAAGTTTAGGTCATGTTTATTCTATTGCAGGTTTGGCTAGACTGAGCTACATTAAGGGTCATAAACTTTGGTCTTATGAGAAGCTCAGCTCTGTGATTTCTTCTGTTAACCCACTGGGATGGATGTATCAGGAAAGGTCACTATACTGTGAAGGTGATAAGAGGTGGGAAGACCTTGAGAAAGCAACTGAGCTGGACCCTACACTTACCTATCCCTACATGTATCGGGCTGCTTCCCTAATGATGAAACAGAATGTTCAAGTTGCTCTTGCTGAGATCAACCGGGTTCTTGGGTTTAAACTTGCTTTAGAATGCTTGGAACTCCGGTTTTGTCTTTATTTGGCTATTGAGGATTACAAAGCAGCCATACGTGATGTTCAGGCAATTCTAACACTTTCCCCAGATTACAGAATGTTTGAGGGACGGGTGGCAGCATCCCAGCTCCGTACACTTGTGCGTGAGCATGTTGACAATTGGACAACAGCAGATTGTTGGATGCAGTTATATGATCGGTGGTCGTCTGTTGACGATATCGGATCTCTCTCTGTAATCTACCAGATGCTTGAGTCTGGTGGGGCAAAAGGTGTTTTATACTTCAGACAGTCATTGCTTCTCCTCAG ATTAAATTGTCCTGATGCGGCTATGCGAAGTTTGGAATTAGCTCGTCAACATGCATCCAGTGAACATGAACGCCTGGTTTATGAGGGATGGATCTTATATGATACTGGTCACTGTGAGGAAGGGCTTCGAAAAGCAGAAGAgtctatcaaaattaagagatCCTTTGAGGCCTTCTTCCTTAAAGCCTACGCATTGGCTGACTCTAGTCTAGATCTATCTTGTTCTTCAACAGTTATTTCACTGCTTGAAAATGCCTTGAAATGCCCCTCAGATAATCTCCGGAAAGGTCAG GCTCTTAACAATCTTGGAAGTGTGTATGTTGATTGTGGGAAATTAGACTCAGCAGCTGATTGCTACATTAATGCCCTTAAGATCCGACACACTAGAGCCCATCAAGGCCTTGCACGTGTCCATTTTCTCAGAAACGATAAGGCTGCAGCATACGAGGAAATGACTAAACTGATTGAAAAGGCTAAAAATAATGCATCCGCCTATGAGAAGAGGTCTGAGTACTGTGACCGTGACCTTACAAAGGCAGATCTGGAGATGGTCACTCGATTGGATCCACTTCGGGTGTATCCTTACCGTTATCGGGCTGCAG TGTTAATGGATAGTTACAAGGAGAAGGAAGCCATCGCTGAACTGTCAAAGGCTATAGCATTTAAAGCAGATCTTCACCTCCTACACCTACGGGCGGCCTTCCATGAGCATGTTGGTGATGTCTTGGGTGCGCTCCGAGATTGTCGAGCTGCTCTCTCCGTAGACCCAAACCATCAAGAAATGTTGGAACTACACAGCCGTGTAAACAGCCATGAACCTTAA